In Aliarcobacter faecis, a genomic segment contains:
- a CDS encoding site-specific integrase — MKELNEYVIGLLQRYENEALNQDNNYIKDMGSSRADIENKRYEALAYYDDLGVKYGGHTETALKKELEQLEEAFNKDNIGLYRKKADDILKRQDIIKADEIEKIPYDMLPLFAENLVKKEIEVIRADIEKYQKLMGKKESSVSIGSIEDFITQYPQLKNIIYPKSDEDNWDFLIEKFLSYKNQKTQVNSIRGNRTDLQQFCSLMLGDERFGVPKRKIMDCRLEDIEALKKLYTQIPVVQHQDLTDWREKGMIYIINFTKNDVEKYKKPVLSGLQGKIKTIKRFLKDIKLYDPEKYEKLNLELWDKLNVEYKDLTPEAQILTDKNKKTYLSSEILNNFLKDRYKKEENDRGQAERNFTRHTKASPHIFWSVVLAIFTGARGGELAQIRVKDFKKSIVNDEVIHSLTLRITDKEKQSLKNEHSSRTIPITNFLIDLGFLNFIQERIDNKADFVFDLKVNKDGDRKDFPLSFNQEIKIYVKDNYSDIYEDYKLPAFHDLRAYFVGKFLNGENDNTNKLLQLKQLIGHTTKDLHKDITIHHYFREPIEILKAKELIENLDFGIEEGYNILKERMNIKYNFQILRELNI; from the coding sequence TTGAAAGAGTTAAATGAGTATGTAATAGGTCTATTACAAAGATATGAAAATGAAGCTTTAAATCAAGATAATAACTATATAAAAGACATGGGAAGCTCTAGAGCAGATATTGAAAATAAAAGATATGAAGCCTTAGCTTATTATGATGATTTAGGTGTCAAATATGGTGGACATACTGAAACAGCTTTAAAAAAAGAATTAGAACAACTGGAAGAAGCTTTTAATAAAGACAATATAGGGCTTTATAGAAAAAAAGCTGATGATATTTTAAAAAGACAAGATATTATAAAAGCTGATGAAATTGAAAAAATACCTTATGATATGTTGCCTCTTTTTGCCGAAAATTTAGTTAAAAAAGAGATTGAAGTAATAAGAGCAGATATTGAAAAATACCAAAAACTAATGGGTAAAAAAGAGAGTTCAGTAAGTATTGGAAGTATAGAAGATTTTATTACTCAATATCCACAGCTTAAAAATATTATATATCCAAAAAGTGATGAAGATAACTGGGATTTTTTAATAGAAAAATTTTTATCTTATAAAAATCAAAAAACACAAGTAAATAGTATTCGTGGAAATAGGACAGATTTACAACAGTTTTGTTCTTTGATGTTAGGTGATGAAAGGTTTGGAGTTCCAAAACGAAAAATTATGGATTGTAGATTAGAAGATATAGAAGCTTTAAAAAAATTATATACACAAATTCCAGTTGTTCAACATCAAGATTTGACAGATTGGCGAGAAAAGGGAATGATTTATATTATAAATTTTACAAAAAATGATGTTGAAAAATATAAAAAACCAGTTTTATCAGGATTACAAGGAAAGATAAAAACAATAAAAAGATTTTTAAAAGACATAAAGTTGTATGACCCTGAAAAATACGAAAAATTAAACTTAGAGTTATGGGATAAATTAAATGTTGAATATAAAGATTTAACACCTGAAGCCCAAATTTTAACAGATAAAAATAAAAAGACATATCTATCTTCAGAAATTTTAAATAACTTTTTAAAAGATAGATATAAAAAAGAAGAAAATGACAGAGGACAAGCTGAACGAAATTTTACAAGACATACTAAAGCTTCACCTCATATTTTTTGGAGTGTTGTTTTAGCAATTTTCACTGGTGCTAGAGGTGGAGAACTAGCACAAATTAGGGTTAAAGATTTTAAAAAAAGTATTGTAAATGATGAAGTTATACACTCTTTAACTCTTAGAATTACAGATAAAGAGAAACAAAGCTTAAAAAATGAACATTCAAGCCGAACTATCCCAATAACTAACTTTTTGATAGATTTGGGATTTTTAAATTTCATTCAAGAAAGAATAGACAATAAAGCAGATTTTGTATTTGACCTAAAAGTAAATAAAGATGGAGATAGAAAAGATTTCCCACTCTCTTTTAATCAAGAGATAAAAATATATGTAAAAGATAATTATTCTGATATATATGAAGATTATAAACTCCCAGCATTCCACGATTTAAGAGCTTATTTTGTAGGTAAATTTTTGAATGGAGAAAATGATAATACAAATAAGCTTTTACAATTAAAACAGTTAATAGGACATACAACAAAAGACCTACATAAAGATATAACTATTCATCACTATTTCAGAGAACCAATCGAAATTTTAAAAGCCAAAGAATTAATCGAAAATTTAGATTTTGGAATAGAAGAGGGATATAACATTTTGAAAGAAAGAATGAATATAAAATATAATTTTCAAATTTTAAGAGAATTAAATATTTAG
- a CDS encoding DsrE family protein: protein MKENLLIVWTNGDLDVANKFPLLYSSVILERKYWKTAHLMLWGPSILLVKDYKYIQDKIKQIQETGVKMSACVVCVDDYGAREELEKLGIEVTHTGEFLTNALKDETFSVLTI from the coding sequence ATGAAAGAGAATTTACTTATTGTTTGGACAAATGGAGATTTAGATGTTGCAAATAAATTTCCACTTCTATACTCAAGTGTAATTTTAGAGAGAAAGTATTGGAAAACAGCACATTTAATGCTTTGGGGTCCATCTATTTTACTTGTAAAAGATTATAAATATATTCAAGATAAAATTAAACAAATACAAGAAACTGGTGTAAAGATGAGTGCTTGTGTTGTTTGTGTTGATGATTATGGGGCAAGAGAAGAGTTAGAAAAACTAGGAATAGAGGTAACACATACAGGAGAATTTCTTACAAATGCTCTAAAAGATGAAACATTTAGTGTTTTAACTATCTAA
- a CDS encoding NUDIX hydrolase produces the protein MEIKSLKKLKKSLPKYPNILGRDRFFNSAVLIPLVDIDGVIHLLFQKRAINIKQGGDICFPGGGFDKRFDKNYKDTVYRELYEELGLKKKDIKIIGQLDTYSTTIGVIIEPFVGKIKKKALKNLKIDKNEVEKILLIPLKFFKKTKPEIYTLKHLVIPYEIDEKGEKIEYFPSKSLGLPKTYHEAWGDKNHKVWVYKWKDEVIWGITSVMINEILKFIDKIR, from the coding sequence ATGGAAATAAAAAGTTTAAAAAAGCTTAAAAAATCTCTTCCAAAATATCCAAATATATTAGGTCGAGATAGGTTTTTTAATAGTGCAGTTCTAATTCCTCTTGTAGATATAGATGGAGTTATACATCTACTTTTCCAAAAAAGAGCTATAAATATTAAACAAGGTGGAGATATTTGTTTTCCTGGTGGAGGTTTTGATAAGAGATTTGATAAAAATTATAAAGATACAGTTTATAGAGAGCTTTATGAAGAGTTAGGATTAAAGAAAAAAGATATAAAAATAATTGGTCAATTAGATACTTACTCTACAACTATTGGAGTAATAATTGAACCTTTTGTAGGGAAAATCAAGAAAAAGGCTCTAAAAAATTTAAAAATAGATAAAAATGAGGTTGAAAAGATTTTACTTATTCCTTTAAAGTTTTTTAAAAAAACAAAACCAGAAATTTATACTTTAAAACATTTGGTAATTCCGTATGAAATAGATGAAAAGGGAGAAAAGATAGAGTATTTTCCAAGTAAGAGTTTAGGTTTACCAAAAACATATCATGAAGCATGGGGAGATAAAAATCATAAAGTTTGGGTTTATAAGTGGAAAGATGAAGTTATTTGGGGAATAACTTCTGTTATGATAAATGAAATTCTAAAGTTTATAGATAAAATTAGATAG
- the bioA gene encoding adenosylmethionine--8-amino-7-oxononanoate transaminase → MNYIEIDKNHLWHPYNSLPSKSPIWAVKKTKKSKIYLEDGTVLVDGMSSWWSAIHGYNNKKIYKALKTQAKIMPHIMFGGLTHKPASILAKKLVDLTQLNSVFLCDSGSVSVEVALKTAILYQKAKGREKYKFLALENSYHGDTLGAMSVCDPNNSMHSLYGDYLSENIFVKAPNLGIKADFDEALKDLEEKLIKHHKDIAGFILEPVVQGAGGMRIYNPEYLEKAKELCLKYDILTIFDEIATGFGHTGKMFAFNHTNIKPDILTIGKGLTGGTLTMAAMLTTKDISDVISSSSIGVLMHGPTFMANPLACSVANASIDLLLNSSWQKRVLKIEKYFKKKLEILKTSSLVKDVRCIGVIGVVELKDDTNAAKLQEFCVENKVWLRPFGKLFYSIVAYNIGKKELKKIINTMINAIEYLEKEK, encoded by the coding sequence TTGAACTATATAGAAATTGATAAAAATCATCTTTGGCATCCCTATAACTCTTTGCCTTCAAAAAGTCCTATTTGGGCTGTAAAAAAGACAAAAAAATCTAAAATCTATTTAGAAGATGGAACTGTTTTAGTAGATGGAATGAGTTCATGGTGGAGTGCAATTCATGGTTATAATAATAAAAAAATATATAAAGCATTAAAAACTCAAGCAAAAATTATGCCTCATATTATGTTTGGCGGATTAACTCATAAACCAGCTTCTATTTTGGCAAAAAAATTAGTAGATTTAACACAACTTAACTCAGTTTTTCTTTGTGATAGTGGCTCTGTATCAGTTGAAGTTGCTTTGAAAACTGCTATATTGTATCAAAAAGCAAAAGGAAGAGAAAAATATAAATTTCTAGCTTTAGAAAACTCATATCATGGAGATACTCTAGGTGCTATGAGTGTTTGTGATCCAAATAATTCAATGCACAGCTTATATGGGGATTATTTAAGTGAAAATATTTTTGTAAAAGCTCCAAATCTTGGGATTAAAGCAGATTTTGATGAAGCTTTGAAAGATTTAGAAGAAAAACTAATAAAGCATCATAAAGATATAGCAGGATTTATTCTTGAGCCAGTTGTTCAAGGTGCTGGTGGAATGAGAATATATAATCCAGAATATTTAGAAAAAGCCAAAGAACTTTGCCTAAAATATGATATTTTGACGATTTTTGATGAAATAGCAACAGGTTTTGGACATACAGGAAAAATGTTTGCATTTAATCATACAAATATCAAACCAGATATTTTAACTATTGGAAAAGGATTAACTGGTGGGACTCTTACTATGGCTGCAATGCTTACTACAAAAGATATAAGTGATGTAATCTCTTCTAGCTCTATAGGAGTTTTGATGCATGGACCAACATTTATGGCAAATCCACTAGCTTGTAGTGTCGCAAATGCTAGTATTGATTTACTTTTAAACTCTTCTTGGCAAAAAAGAGTATTAAAAATAGAAAAATATTTTAAGAAAAAATTAGAGATTCTAAAAACAAGCTCTTTAGTTAAAGATGTAAGATGTATAGGTGTGATAGGGGTTGTTGAACTAAAAGATGATACAAATGCAGCAAAACTTCAAGAGTTTTGTGTAGAAAATAAAGTTTGGTTAAGACCTTTTGGAAAACTTTTTTATTCAATAGTTGCTTATAATATAGGCAAAAAAGAGTTGAAAAAAATTATAAATACTATGATAAATGCAATTGAATATTTAGAAAAAGAGAAATAA
- a CDS encoding ABC transporter substrate-binding protein: MNSFYKLKLFILIIVFLATNLNSTELKKVTLQLAWFDQFQYAGYYIAKEKGFYKEVGLDVDILPFSFDKKIIQDVNNGKIDFAIGRENLILEKLKYPNIVALAAIFQASPLILISKKDSKVKIERIEDFANKRVMTTRDDAEEASLKAMLVSKKVDIKSLKFIPHSHNIKDLIDNKTDLISAYTSKAPFFLKKSGIQYNSFSPKDYGFDMYSDLLYTNKELIQSDPNSVILFKNATLKGWEYAYTNINETVELILNKYNSQKLSKDELTFEANELKKLSYYETTKLGEIKYEKLKRIYDLYNILGLVDKSIDLSDFIFNADNNFVISPIEKNYLNEKDILNICIIPNTMPYSDIVDGKFIGFIADYIALVENLIKKPIKLIQTNSWSESLDFIKSKKCDILPMVIKTKEREEYLSFTRAYLNLPLVLTTKSGETFIDDLKNLKDKKISIVENYAFFNELQKKYKNIEFVTVKSLEDGFKKVLSNEYFAHIDFMQNSWYQIQTNYMSKLQISAKLDENENIHLAVLKDDNVLANILDRAVLSIDKLNSNEILNKWVIKENKKEFNYILLLEISFVVLIIFILGVYRQVLLNKANRRLKYLVDLKIKKLQNINKRLSIRIKKELDKSQEKDRILAQQQKMVSMGQMIENIAHQWRQPLSFISTSASSIKVKKQMDLLQDEELLKTVDNIVNTSKYLSQTIDDFRYFFKPQKSKEIFNLNSCIQKCLDLISENFVQNGIKIIYKPKNINVLGYETEFIQVLINILNNSKDAFIQNNIENKLIFISLEMKNSKVLLEIYDNALGVNKEILDKVFEPYFTTKHQSSGTGIGLYMSKEIISRHMDGEVFITNYEFKYENIKYKGAKLTIVLKPVKKD; encoded by the coding sequence TTGAATTCTTTTTACAAATTAAAGTTATTTATACTTATAATTGTGTTTTTAGCTACAAATTTAAATTCAACAGAATTAAAAAAAGTAACTTTACAATTGGCTTGGTTTGACCAGTTTCAATATGCTGGTTATTATATAGCTAAGGAAAAAGGTTTTTACAAAGAAGTAGGATTAGATGTAGATATTTTACCATTTTCATTTGATAAGAAAATTATACAAGATGTAAATAATGGAAAAATAGACTTTGCAATTGGTAGAGAAAATCTTATTTTAGAAAAACTTAAATATCCAAATATTGTAGCTTTAGCAGCTATTTTTCAAGCATCTCCTTTGATACTTATTAGTAAAAAAGATTCAAAAGTAAAGATAGAAAGAATTGAAGATTTTGCAAATAAAAGAGTTATGACTACTAGAGATGATGCGGAAGAAGCTTCTTTAAAAGCGATGCTTGTCTCAAAAAAAGTTGATATAAAATCTTTAAAATTTATTCCACATTCACATAACATTAAAGATTTAATAGATAATAAAACAGATTTAATTTCAGCATATACTTCAAAAGCACCATTTTTTCTAAAAAAATCTGGTATCCAATACAATAGCTTCTCTCCAAAAGATTATGGTTTTGATATGTATAGTGATCTACTATATACAAATAAAGAGTTAATACAATCTGATCCAAATAGTGTAATATTATTTAAAAATGCGACTTTAAAGGGTTGGGAATATGCCTATACAAATATAAATGAAACAGTAGAACTTATTTTAAATAAATATAATAGCCAGAAATTGAGTAAAGATGAACTTACTTTTGAAGCAAATGAGTTAAAAAAATTATCCTATTATGAAACTACAAAGTTGGGTGAGATTAAATACGAAAAACTAAAAAGAATATATGATTTATATAATATTTTAGGATTAGTTGATAAAAGTATAGATTTAAGTGATTTTATATTTAATGCTGATAATAATTTTGTTATCTCTCCTATTGAAAAAAATTATTTAAATGAAAAAGATATTTTAAATATCTGTATAATTCCAAATACTATGCCATATAGTGATATTGTTGATGGAAAATTTATAGGTTTTATTGCAGATTATATAGCTTTGGTTGAAAATTTAATAAAAAAACCAATAAAACTTATTCAAACAAATTCGTGGAGTGAATCTTTAGATTTTATAAAATCTAAAAAATGTGATATCTTACCAATGGTAATAAAAACAAAAGAGAGAGAAGAGTACCTCTCTTTTACTAGAGCTTACTTAAATTTACCTTTAGTTCTTACAACAAAAAGTGGTGAAACTTTTATTGATGATTTAAAAAATCTAAAAGACAAGAAAATATCAATTGTAGAGAATTATGCTTTTTTTAATGAATTACAAAAAAAGTATAAAAATATAGAGTTTGTTACAGTAAAAAGTTTAGAAGATGGATTTAAAAAGGTTTTATCAAACGAATATTTTGCACATATTGATTTTATGCAAAACTCTTGGTATCAAATTCAGACAAATTATATGTCAAAACTTCAAATATCTGCAAAACTTGATGAAAATGAAAATATTCATTTAGCTGTTTTAAAAGATGATAATGTTTTAGCAAATATACTAGATAGAGCTGTTTTATCAATTGACAAATTAAATTCTAATGAGATTTTAAATAAATGGGTAATTAAAGAGAATAAAAAAGAGTTTAATTATATCTTACTTTTAGAGATATCATTTGTAGTTTTGATTATCTTTATTCTAGGGGTTTATAGACAAGTTTTATTGAATAAAGCTAATAGAAGATTAAAATATTTAGTTGATTTGAAGATAAAAAAGCTTCAAAATATAAATAAAAGATTATCAATAAGAATAAAAAAAGAGCTTGATAAAAGCCAAGAAAAAGATAGAATCTTAGCTCAGCAACAAAAAATGGTCTCTATGGGACAGATGATTGAGAATATAGCACATCAATGGAGACAACCATTATCTTTTATATCTACAAGTGCAAGCTCTATAAAAGTAAAAAAACAGATGGATTTATTACAAGATGAGGAACTTTTAAAGACAGTTGATAATATAGTTAATACATCAAAATATCTCTCTCAAACAATAGATGATTTTAGGTACTTTTTTAAACCACAAAAGTCTAAAGAGATTTTTAATTTAAACTCTTGTATACAAAAATGTTTAGATTTAATAAGTGAGAATTTTGTTCAAAATGGAATAAAAATTATCTATAAACCTAAAAATATAAATGTTTTAGGATATGAAACAGAATTTATTCAAGTATTAATCAATATTTTAAATAACTCAAAAGATGCCTTTATACAAAATAATATAGAGAATAAACTAATATTTATCTCTTTAGAAATGAAAAATAGTAAAGTTCTTTTGGAGATTTATGATAATGCTTTGGGTGTTAATAAAGAGATATTGGATAAAGTTTTTGAACCTTATTTTACAACTAAACATCAAAGTAGTGGTACAGGAATTGGGCTTTATATGTCAAAAGAGATAATTTCAAGACATATGGATGGAGAGGTCTTTATAACAAACTATGAGTTTAAGTATGAAAATATTAAGTATAAAGGTGCAAAACTAACTATTGTTTTAAAACCTGTAAAAAAGGATTAG
- the purH gene encoding bifunctional phosphoribosylaminoimidazolecarboxamide formyltransferase/IMP cyclohydrolase, with amino-acid sequence MRALISVSDKSGVVNFAKELVKLGFEIISTGGTYNKLKDEGVSVIEANEVTKFPECFEGRVKTLNPYIHGGILHRRDKQSHLDQAKELGVTGIDLVCVNLYPFKATIEKTDDFEEIIENIDIGGPAMVRSAAKNFDSVIIVTDVADYDLVLNNLKNNTNSLEFRRDLMIKAYEHTASYDSMIANYMNRRFNNGFGAKQFIVGSKVFDTRYGENPHQKGALYEFDKQFSTKFKTIKGEASFNNMGDISGAAKIAAAFGQDKAVCIVKHGNPCGFAIKDTLLDSYIEALKCDPISAFGGVVAVNGTVDKELAEKMNEIFLEVIFAAKFTPEAVAVFESKKRIKLFEQGTEYLELSNDEIDFKRVDGGFVYQDADRVACDEVRNSKLMSKRVATDQEVKDMEIAYKIASLTKSNCVVYVKNSAMVAVGMGMTSRVDASKAALRKANDMGLDVTGAVLASEAFFPFRDSIDEAQKAGVKCVIEPGGSIRDDEIIEAANEYGMALYFSGIRHFLH; translated from the coding sequence TTGAGAGCATTAATTAGTGTAAGTGATAAAAGTGGAGTTGTAAATTTTGCAAAAGAGCTTGTGAAACTTGGTTTCGAGATTATTTCAACTGGTGGAACTTATAATAAATTAAAAGATGAAGGTGTTTCAGTTATCGAAGCAAACGAAGTTACAAAATTTCCAGAGTGTTTTGAAGGAAGAGTAAAAACTTTAAATCCATATATTCATGGTGGGATATTACATAGAAGAGATAAACAATCACATTTAGACCAAGCAAAAGAGCTAGGAGTGACTGGAATTGATTTAGTTTGTGTAAATTTATATCCATTTAAAGCAACTATAGAAAAAACTGATGATTTTGAAGAGATTATAGAAAACATAGATATTGGTGGACCAGCAATGGTAAGAAGTGCAGCTAAAAACTTTGATAGTGTTATTATTGTTACAGATGTTGCTGATTATGATTTAGTGTTAAATAACCTTAAAAATAATACAAATAGTTTAGAGTTTAGAAGAGATTTGATGATAAAAGCTTATGAACATACAGCTAGCTATGATTCAATGATTGCAAACTATATGAATAGAAGATTTAATAATGGTTTTGGTGCAAAACAGTTTATTGTTGGAAGTAAAGTATTTGATACAAGATATGGAGAAAATCCACATCAAAAAGGTGCTTTATATGAGTTTGATAAACAATTCTCAACTAAATTTAAAACGATAAAAGGTGAAGCTAGTTTTAATAATATGGGAGATATTTCTGGAGCTGCAAAAATTGCTGCTGCGTTTGGACAAGATAAAGCAGTTTGTATAGTAAAACATGGAAATCCATGTGGATTTGCTATAAAAGATACACTTTTAGACTCTTATATTGAAGCATTAAAGTGTGATCCAATTTCAGCTTTTGGTGGAGTTGTAGCAGTAAATGGAACGGTTGATAAAGAGTTAGCTGAAAAGATGAATGAGATTTTCTTGGAAGTTATTTTTGCTGCAAAGTTTACACCTGAAGCAGTAGCTGTTTTTGAAAGTAAAAAAAGAATTAAACTTTTTGAACAAGGAACTGAATATTTAGAATTATCAAATGATGAAATTGACTTTAAAAGAGTTGATGGTGGATTTGTATATCAAGATGCAGATAGAGTTGCTTGTGATGAAGTAAGAAATTCAAAACTTATGTCAAAAAGAGTTGCAACAGATCAAGAAGTAAAAGATATGGAGATTGCTTATAAAATAGCAAGTTTAACAAAATCAAATTGTGTAGTATATGTAAAAAACTCTGCAATGGTTGCTGTTGGTATGGGAATGACTTCAAGAGTTGATGCTTCTAAAGCAGCTTTAAGAAAAGCTAATGATATGGGGCTTGATGTTACTGGTGCAGTGCTTGCTAGTGAAGCATTTTTCCCTTTTAGAGATAGTATTGATGAAGCACAAAAAGCTGGAGTTAAATGTGTTATTGAACCAGGTGGAAGTATCAGAGATGATGAGATTATTGAAGCTGCAAATGAGTATGGTATGGCTTTATATTTTTCAGGAATTAGACACTTTTTACATTAA
- the purL gene encoding phosphoribosylformylglycinamidine synthase subunit PurL — MQKKELTVEEIALAHSLTKEEFEHIKKILGREPNYVEIGIFSAMWSEHCSYKSSKKYLSGFPTKAPWVIQGPGENAGVIDIGDGYAAVFKMESHNHPSFIEPYQGAATGVGGILRDVFTMGARPIASMNSIRFASIEGDSETAKKHRYLLKGVVAGIGGYGNCMGVPTIGGETTFEECYAGNNLVNAFTLGLAKADEIFYGRAEGIGNPVIYVGSKTGRDGLGGAVMSSASFDEDSESKRPTVQVGDPFTEKLLLEACLELFKSDLIVGIQDMGAAGLTSSSFEMAGRSGSGMIMHLDKVPAREEGMTPYDFMLSESQERMLICAKKGCEQAIIDIFQKWELDVAVIGEVTSSGNMELFWHGEKVADVPVQPVSEEAPVLDRPVSEPEYLKTITNITLDKQISNQIAFDELFSDMEVVDKSWIYTQFDSMVQTNTIKGPGSLDGSTIRIKETGKALSMSADCNTRFCYINPQLGAAAAVMESGRNVAMSGAVPKAITDCLNFGNPQNPEVMWQFKESCEGIKNACRALNTPVIGGNVSLYNETNGVSVFPTPSIAMVGVNEDASNVLPAKLQENGNILYLLGDTYSEFGGSLYLKKLYGKVAGVHPKVDFEKELALWNTVIEANKAKLLKSAKDVNLGGIAISLSKMAVVGNIGVEVNISLDDSKDIFSESLSRAIVEVNPKNCEAFEKVASKNGISYIKIGKTGGDKVIINDIFKELDKLSKVYFNRFKEVIEQDQ; from the coding sequence ATGCAAAAAAAAGAGCTAACAGTAGAAGAGATAGCGCTTGCTCACTCTTTGACAAAAGAAGAATTTGAACATATAAAAAAAATCTTAGGAAGAGAACCGAACTATGTTGAAATTGGTATCTTTTCTGCTATGTGGAGCGAACACTGCTCATATAAATCAAGTAAAAAATATTTAAGTGGTTTTCCTACAAAAGCTCCTTGGGTTATTCAAGGACCAGGAGAAAATGCTGGAGTTATAGATATTGGAGATGGTTATGCTGCTGTATTTAAGATGGAATCACATAATCACCCAAGTTTTATAGAACCTTATCAAGGAGCAGCAACTGGAGTTGGAGGGATTTTAAGAGATGTATTTACAATGGGAGCTAGACCAATTGCTAGTATGAACTCTATAAGATTTGCTTCAATTGAAGGAGATAGCGAAACTGCTAAAAAACATAGATATTTATTAAAAGGTGTTGTTGCTGGAATTGGTGGATATGGAAACTGTATGGGAGTTCCAACTATTGGTGGAGAGACAACTTTTGAAGAGTGTTATGCTGGGAACAATCTTGTAAATGCTTTTACTTTAGGTTTGGCAAAAGCTGATGAGATTTTTTATGGAAGAGCTGAAGGAATAGGAAATCCAGTTATTTATGTAGGAAGTAAAACAGGTCGAGATGGGCTTGGTGGAGCTGTTATGAGTTCTGCATCTTTTGATGAAGATAGTGAAAGTAAAAGACCAACAGTTCAAGTTGGAGATCCATTTACTGAAAAATTACTTCTTGAAGCTTGTCTAGAACTATTTAAATCTGATTTAATTGTTGGTATCCAAGATATGGGAGCAGCCGGTCTTACATCATCTTCTTTTGAAATGGCTGGACGAAGTGGAAGTGGTATGATTATGCACTTAGATAAAGTTCCTGCTAGAGAAGAGGGAATGACTCCTTATGATTTTATGTTAAGTGAATCACAAGAAAGAATGTTGATTTGTGCTAAAAAAGGTTGTGAGCAAGCTATTATTGATATTTTCCAAAAATGGGAATTAGATGTTGCTGTTATTGGAGAGGTTACAAGTAGTGGGAATATGGAACTATTTTGGCATGGAGAAAAAGTTGCTGATGTTCCAGTTCAACCTGTGTCAGAAGAAGCCCCAGTTTTAGATAGACCAGTTAGTGAGCCAGAGTATTTAAAAACGATTACAAATATAACTTTAGATAAACAAATTTCAAATCAAATCGCTTTTGATGAACTTTTTTCAGATATGGAAGTTGTAGATAAATCTTGGATTTATACTCAATTTGACTCAATGGTACAAACAAATACAATAAAAGGTCCAGGAAGTCTTGATGGTTCAACTATTAGAATTAAAGAGACTGGAAAAGCTCTTTCTATGAGTGCTGATTGTAATACAAGATTTTGTTATATCAATCCTCAATTAGGAGCTGCTGCTGCAGTTATGGAAAGTGGTAGAAATGTAGCTATGAGTGGAGCTGTTCCAAAAGCAATTACAGATTGTCTAAACTTTGGAAATCCACAAAATCCAGAAGTTATGTGGCAATTTAAGGAGAGTTGTGAGGGAATTAAAAATGCTTGTAGAGCTTTAAATACTCCTGTTATTGGTGGAAATGTATCTTTATACAATGAAACAAATGGAGTAAGTGTTTTCCCAACTCCTTCAATTGCTATGGTTGGAGTAAATGAAGATGCTTCTAATGTACTTCCAGCTAAACTTCAAGAAAACGGAAATATTCTATATCTTTTAGGAGATACTTATAGTGAATTTGGTGGATCTTTATATCTTAAAAAACTTTATGGAAAAGTTGCAGGAGTTCATCCAAAAGTTGATTTTGAAAAAGAGTTAGCCTTATGGAATACTGTAATTGAAGCAAATAAAGCAAAACTTTTAAAATCTGCAAAAGATGTAAATCTTGGTGGAATTGCTATATCTTTATCAAAAATGGCTGTTGTTGGAAATATTGGAGTTGAAGTAAATATCTCTTTAGATGATAGTAAAGATATTTTTAGTGAGAGTTTAAGTCGAGCAATAGTTGAAGTAAATCCTAAAAATTGTGAGGCATTTGAAAAAGTAGCTTCTAAAAACGGTATTTCTTATATAAAAATAGGAAAAACTGGTGGAGATAAAGTTATAATAAACGATATTTTCAAAGAGTTAGATAAATTAAGTAAAGTTTACTTTAATCGATTTAAAGAAGTAATAGAGCAAGATCAATAA